The following coding sequences are from one Sphingomonadaceae bacterium OTU29LAMAA1 window:
- a CDS encoding DMT family transporter — protein MTDTATGQRSMAFAMLILAGVCWSLGFPLGKLALREMTAAHMVLLRFAVAAVVALPFAMASREARALFRSPSVLIAGFLYGVAFLVQFEGLARVSVTLAALLVGAMPALIAVSARLLGEATSRTTWAGVAAATLGAALIAGDPADAGSLVGVLLSLASLLLFLGWFYALKAAPAAPQPMAMPAVTVVVAAVTILPVALVMHGLPPLALSGGAWAGIAGQGLLATALATAAWQYGSSRVGSASAGVFINIEPLMGAMLGVAFFGDRLTMLLAAGGVLILVGSLAVVLGEAPGHDAPPTAA, from the coding sequence TTGACCGACACGGCCACCGGCCAGCGCAGCATGGCGTTCGCGATGCTGATCCTGGCGGGTGTCTGCTGGAGCCTCGGCTTCCCGCTCGGCAAGCTGGCGCTGCGCGAGATGACGGCGGCGCATATGGTCCTGCTGCGCTTCGCGGTCGCCGCGGTCGTGGCGTTGCCCTTCGCCATGGCAAGCCGGGAGGCACGGGCGCTGTTCCGGTCGCCATCGGTGCTGATCGCAGGGTTCCTGTACGGGGTCGCGTTTCTGGTGCAGTTCGAAGGGCTGGCGCGGGTCAGCGTGACGCTGGCGGCACTGCTGGTGGGAGCGATGCCGGCGCTGATCGCGGTGTCGGCACGGCTGCTCGGCGAAGCGACGAGCCGGACGACCTGGGCCGGGGTCGCCGCGGCGACGCTCGGCGCCGCCCTGATCGCGGGCGATCCGGCCGACGCGGGATCGCTGGTTGGCGTATTGCTGTCGCTCGCGTCGCTGCTGCTGTTCCTCGGCTGGTTCTACGCACTGAAGGCGGCCCCCGCCGCGCCGCAGCCGATGGCGATGCCGGCAGTGACGGTAGTGGTCGCGGCGGTGACGATCCTGCCGGTGGCGCTGGTCATGCATGGCCTGCCGCCGCTGGCGTTGAGTGGCGGCGCTTGGGCGGGCATCGCCGGACAGGGACTGCTGGCGACCGCATTGGCGACGGCGGCATGGCAATATGGCTCGTCGCGGGTGGGCAGCGCGAGTGCGGGCGTGTTCATCAACATCGAACCGCTGATGGGGGCGATGCTGGGCGTCGCGTTCTTCGGTGACCGGCTGACGATGCTGCTGGCAGCAGGCGGCGTGCTGATCCTGGTTGGCAGCCTGGCGGTGGTGCTGGGCGAGGCGCCGGGCCACGACGCGCCGCCTACGGCCGCCTAG
- a CDS encoding PLP-dependent cysteine synthase family protein, which translates to MGHHSDIDRTWLSEAVRRIEADYNRSADTHLIRVELPRFPGITLYLKDESSHPTGSLKHRLARSLFLYALCNTWIGPDTVVIESSSGSTAVSEAYFARMLGLRFIAVVPAQTAAPKLDAIRFYGGEIHTVDDPRNVYAAAHRLATETGGHYMDQFTYAERATDWRGNNNIAESIFAQMAHEEHPVPKWVVCGAGTGGTSATIGRFIRYQRYATRLCVADPVHSVFHRHFDDRSVTALPHGCASRVEGIGRPRLEPSFVPSVIDRMIAVEDADSLGAMRALSEVLGRSVGGSTGTNLVACATIVAEMAAAGEHGSIVTLLCDGGDRYACTYYDDDWCVRHGVAWDKAAAGMRAFLGSPA; encoded by the coding sequence ATGGGGCATCATTCGGATATCGATCGCACGTGGCTGAGCGAGGCGGTGCGGCGGATCGAGGCGGATTACAATCGTTCGGCGGATACGCATCTGATCCGCGTCGAGTTGCCGCGCTTTCCTGGCATCACCTTGTACCTGAAGGACGAAAGTTCGCATCCGACGGGCAGCCTCAAGCATCGGCTGGCGCGGTCGCTGTTCCTTTATGCGCTGTGCAACACCTGGATCGGCCCGGACACGGTGGTAATCGAATCGTCGTCGGGATCGACCGCGGTCAGCGAAGCGTATTTCGCGCGGATGCTGGGCCTGCGGTTCATCGCGGTGGTGCCGGCGCAGACTGCGGCGCCGAAGCTCGACGCGATCCGCTTCTATGGCGGCGAAATCCATACCGTCGACGATCCGCGAAACGTCTATGCCGCGGCGCATCGGCTCGCGACCGAAACCGGCGGGCATTATATGGACCAGTTCACCTATGCCGAGCGGGCGACGGACTGGCGTGGCAACAACAATATAGCCGAAAGCATATTTGCGCAGATGGCGCATGAGGAGCATCCGGTGCCGAAATGGGTGGTGTGCGGTGCCGGCACCGGCGGCACGTCGGCCACGATCGGTCGCTTCATCCGCTATCAGCGCTACGCCACCCGATTGTGCGTCGCCGATCCGGTACATTCGGTGTTTCACCGTCACTTCGACGATCGTAGCGTCACCGCCCTGCCGCACGGCTGCGCATCGCGTGTCGAGGGAATCGGACGACCGCGTCTGGAGCCGAGCTTCGTACCGTCGGTGATCGACCGGATGATCGCGGTGGAGGATGCCGACAGTCTGGGCGCGATGCGTGCGCTGTCGGAGGTGCTGGGCCGATCCGTCGGCGGATCGACCGGCACCAATCTGGTCGCCTGCGCGACGATCGTCGCCGAGATGGCGGCGGCGGGCGAGCATGGCAGCATCGTCACGCTTTTGTGCGACGGCGGCGATCGCTACGCCTGCACCTATTACGACGACGACTGGTGCGTGCGGCACGGCGTAGCGTGGGACAAGGCGGCGGCGGGCATGCGCGCGTTTCTGGGTTCGCCGGCTTGA
- a CDS encoding dicarboxylate/amino acid:cation symporter — translation MTRPSFGVQVFIGMAIGLALGFVARSYGVTGLADGLKIVGDIFVQLLKALVVPLVFTAIVASIAALRDLNNAARLVGGTFIWFGITALIAVLIGLALGTILQPGAHAGVSSAAAVRPDTAGSWLDFLRGLVPVNILGLEASTKLADGAAKTSLSFNVLQLIVAAVAIGVAAVRTGDAGAPFLAFNASALAIFRRILRWVVRLTPIGTGALLGSAVVRYGWQSLSALGTFAVAIYIGLALVLFVVYPLLLLANGMSPKRFFAAAWPAIQLGFVSRSSIATLPVTEQVVEKGLGVPRSYAAFAVPFAATTKMDGCAAIYPAIAALFVAQYYNIPLHGTDYVLIVLVSVLGSAATAGLTGALVMLTLTLSTLGLPLEGAGLLLAIDPILDMGRTAVNVAGQALVPAIVAKRQGLTSEPAVSDAEAALAGT, via the coding sequence ATGACCCGCCCTTCGTTCGGGGTGCAGGTTTTCATCGGTATGGCCATCGGCCTTGCGCTCGGCTTTGTCGCACGCAGTTACGGCGTCACCGGACTTGCCGACGGGCTCAAGATCGTCGGCGACATCTTCGTCCAGCTGTTGAAGGCGCTGGTCGTGCCGCTCGTCTTCACCGCGATCGTCGCATCGATCGCTGCGTTGCGCGACCTCAACAACGCCGCGCGGCTGGTCGGCGGCACGTTCATCTGGTTCGGCATCACCGCCCTGATCGCAGTATTGATCGGGCTGGCGCTTGGCACGATCCTGCAACCCGGCGCGCATGCCGGGGTCAGCTCCGCCGCGGCGGTCCGCCCCGATACCGCTGGATCATGGCTCGATTTCCTGCGCGGGCTGGTGCCGGTCAACATCCTCGGCCTGGAAGCGTCGACGAAGCTTGCCGACGGCGCGGCGAAGACCAGCCTGTCGTTCAACGTCCTCCAGTTGATCGTCGCCGCCGTCGCGATCGGCGTCGCCGCGGTCCGCACCGGGGACGCAGGCGCGCCGTTCCTCGCCTTCAATGCATCGGCACTGGCGATCTTCCGCCGTATCCTGCGCTGGGTCGTACGCCTGACCCCGATCGGCACCGGCGCGCTGCTCGGCAGCGCGGTCGTCCGTTACGGCTGGCAGTCGCTATCGGCGCTCGGCACCTTCGCCGTAGCCATCTACATCGGTTTGGCGCTGGTGCTGTTCGTCGTCTATCCGCTGCTGCTGCTGGCGAACGGCATGAGCCCGAAGCGCTTCTTCGCCGCCGCGTGGCCAGCGATCCAGCTGGGCTTCGTGTCGCGTTCGTCGATCGCGACGCTGCCGGTCACCGAACAGGTGGTCGAAAAGGGGCTGGGCGTGCCGAGGAGTTACGCCGCCTTCGCAGTGCCATTCGCCGCGACGACCAAGATGGATGGGTGCGCTGCCATTTATCCCGCCATCGCCGCGCTGTTCGTCGCGCAATATTACAACATCCCGCTGCACGGCACCGATTACGTGCTGATCGTGCTGGTGTCGGTGCTCGGCTCGGCCGCGACCGCCGGCCTGACCGGCGCGCTCGTAATGCTGACGCTGACGCTGTCTACGCTGGGCCTGCCGCTGGAGGGCGCGGGGCTGCTGCTGGCGATCGACCCGATCCTCGACATGGGCCGCACCGCGGTCAACGTCGCCGGGCAGGCGCTGGTGCCAGCGATAGTTGCGAAGCGGCAGGGACTGACGAGCGAACCGGCCGTGTCGGATGCGGAGGCGGCGCTCGCCGGAACGTGA
- a CDS encoding NAD(P)H-dependent oxidoreductase encodes MAAEPTLAPLVVGIGGTIGGVSSTERALRIALEAAEREGFRTRMFGGADMARLPLYDPRATSRTADEQAFVDAVRQASAVIIASPGYHGSISGVVKNALDLLEETAKDARPYLADMPVGLIATAYGWQATGSTIAALRSIVHALRGWPTPFAAAINTQVTKFDDEGGASDPAVIEQLGLIGRQVARFAPLAAA; translated from the coding sequence ATGGCCGCTGAACCCACTCTCGCTCCGCTCGTCGTCGGTATCGGCGGCACAATCGGAGGCGTCTCCTCGACCGAGCGAGCACTACGCATCGCACTGGAAGCCGCGGAGCGTGAAGGCTTTCGCACCCGGATGTTCGGCGGGGCCGATATGGCGCGGCTGCCGCTGTACGATCCGCGCGCGACCAGCCGGACTGCGGACGAACAGGCGTTCGTCGACGCGGTGCGGCAAGCCTCGGCAGTTATCATCGCCAGCCCCGGCTATCACGGCAGCATATCGGGAGTGGTGAAAAACGCACTCGACCTGCTGGAGGAGACCGCGAAGGATGCACGTCCCTATCTCGCGGACATGCCGGTCGGGCTGATCGCGACCGCTTATGGCTGGCAGGCGACGGGATCGACGATCGCGGCGCTGCGGTCTATCGTCCATGCCCTGCGAGGCTGGCCGACGCCGTTCGCCGCGGCGATCAATACGCAAGTAACGAAGTTCGACGACGAGGGCGGGGCGAGCGATCCCGCCGTGATCGAGCAGCTGGGGCTGATCGGGCGCCAGGTCGCGCGCTTCGCGCCGCTCGCTGCGGCATAG
- a CDS encoding PBP1A family penicillin-binding protein, with protein sequence MADRWDEPMRHEPVDTTRRTPIGQRYQLDDEPASAWERPHDDRLRDDRLAGRFDGFVDDVAGGDDGTPPRRPRNIGRWVLRGFAAGIVLLVLAIGWLAVTAPLSKSLQPPTPPSITLTADDGTPIARRGAIIDTPVDAAKLPAHVPEAFMAIEDRRFQSHWGIDPRGILRAFVHNVGSGGVREGGSTITQQLAKNAFLDSDRTAARKIREVMIAFWLEAWLSKDEILSRYLSNVYFGDNVYGLRAASKHYFGREPEKMNIGQAAMLAGLVKAPSRLAPTSNLEGARKREMLVVRAMVEAGFLTKAEGVAVQPQRVLANRPTTLPSGTYFADWVLPDARDQAGEIKTEATVKTTLDRRLQRAAERVVRQAGLRQAQTAIVAMRRDGRVVAMVGGKDYGKSPFNRATQARRQPGSTFKLFVYLAAMRAGMTPDTMADDNPVEIAGWKPKNDDGRYLGQIPLRRAFARSSNVVAARLTQEVGVRNVIKAARDLGISTPIPNEATIGLGTAEVSLLELTAAYAAIANGSYPVSTRGLEDKGGNKSWYQSLTGGSRKMPDDIRNNMLDLLSSSIRGTGREAVLTMDAYGKTGTSQQNRDAWFIGFAGDLVVGVWVGNDDSTPNPGLHGGGIPAQMWRQFMVSALNIAPVAAPVLVEEEAAAPDAMDNGDMVEDPVGEAIPQVEGALDGFGLQMKMGRDGSISITPGGGRDRGPPPPPTPRDRRSAEDEGDEGGGF encoded by the coding sequence ATGGCTGACCGCTGGGACGAGCCGATGCGTCATGAACCCGTCGATACCACACGCCGCACACCGATCGGCCAGCGCTACCAGCTGGACGACGAACCTGCTTCCGCATGGGAACGCCCCCATGACGATCGATTGCGCGACGATCGACTGGCGGGGCGCTTCGATGGATTCGTCGATGACGTTGCAGGCGGCGACGATGGCACGCCGCCACGCCGGCCACGTAACATCGGCCGTTGGGTGCTGCGCGGGTTCGCCGCGGGCATCGTCCTGCTGGTGCTGGCGATCGGCTGGCTGGCGGTTACCGCGCCGCTCAGCAAGTCGCTCCAGCCCCCTACCCCGCCGTCGATAACGCTGACCGCCGACGACGGCACACCGATCGCCCGCCGCGGCGCGATCATCGATACCCCGGTCGATGCCGCAAAACTGCCGGCGCATGTGCCGGAGGCGTTCATGGCGATCGAGGATCGCCGCTTCCAGTCGCATTGGGGCATCGACCCGCGCGGCATCCTGCGTGCGTTCGTCCACAACGTCGGCTCGGGCGGCGTGCGCGAGGGCGGCAGCACGATCACGCAGCAGCTCGCGAAGAACGCCTTCCTCGATTCGGACCGCACCGCCGCGCGCAAGATCCGCGAAGTCATGATCGCCTTCTGGCTCGAGGCATGGCTGTCGAAAGACGAAATCCTCTCGCGCTACCTGTCGAACGTCTATTTCGGCGACAACGTCTATGGCCTTCGGGCCGCCTCGAAACATTATTTCGGTCGCGAGCCGGAGAAGATGAACATCGGTCAGGCAGCGATGTTGGCGGGCCTCGTCAAGGCACCGTCGCGCCTTGCACCGACCAGCAACCTCGAAGGGGCGCGAAAGCGCGAGATGCTCGTCGTCCGCGCGATGGTGGAAGCCGGGTTCCTGACCAAAGCCGAGGGCGTGGCGGTTCAGCCGCAGCGCGTGCTCGCCAATCGACCGACGACATTGCCCAGCGGCACCTATTTCGCCGATTGGGTTTTGCCCGACGCGCGCGATCAGGCAGGCGAGATCAAGACCGAGGCGACGGTGAAGACCACGCTCGACCGTCGCCTGCAACGCGCCGCCGAACGCGTCGTCCGGCAGGCGGGGTTGCGGCAGGCACAGACGGCGATCGTTGCGATGCGTCGCGATGGCCGCGTCGTCGCGATGGTCGGCGGCAAGGATTACGGCAAGAGCCCGTTCAATCGCGCGACGCAGGCGCGTCGTCAGCCCGGATCGACCTTCAAGCTGTTCGTCTATCTCGCCGCGATGCGCGCCGGGATGACGCCCGATACGATGGCCGACGACAATCCGGTCGAGATCGCCGGGTGGAAGCCCAAGAACGACGACGGTCGCTATCTCGGCCAGATTCCATTGCGCCGAGCCTTTGCCCGTTCGTCCAACGTCGTCGCCGCGCGGCTGACCCAGGAAGTCGGCGTCCGTAACGTCATCAAGGCCGCGCGGGATCTGGGCATTTCGACGCCCATACCGAACGAGGCAACCATCGGCCTCGGCACAGCGGAAGTGTCGCTGCTGGAACTCACCGCCGCCTATGCGGCGATCGCCAACGGCAGTTACCCGGTCTCGACACGCGGACTGGAGGACAAGGGCGGCAACAAGAGCTGGTATCAGTCGCTGACCGGCGGCAGTCGCAAGATGCCCGACGACATTCGTAACAATATGCTGGATCTGTTGTCGTCATCGATCCGCGGGACGGGGCGAGAGGCGGTGCTGACGATGGACGCCTATGGCAAAACGGGTACGTCGCAACAGAATCGCGACGCCTGGTTCATCGGTTTCGCAGGCGATCTGGTCGTCGGCGTCTGGGTCGGCAACGACGACAGCACGCCCAATCCCGGCCTGCACGGCGGCGGCATCCCGGCGCAGATGTGGCGCCAGTTCATGGTCTCCGCGCTCAATATCGCGCCTGTCGCGGCACCCGTGTTGGTAGAGGAGGAGGCTGCCGCCCCCGATGCGATGGACAATGGCGACATGGTCGAGGATCCGGTCGGCGAGGCGATCCCGCAGGTCGAAGGGGCGCTGGACGGTTTCGGGCTCCAGATGAAAATGGGCCGCGACGGGAGCATCAGCATCACGCCGGGTGGCGGTCGCGACCGTGGACCGCCGCCGCCACCCACGCCGCGCGACCGGCGCAGCGCGGAGGATGAGGGCGACGAGGGCGGCGGGTTCTAG
- a CDS encoding cell wall hydrolase: MAQRRPPPRRPTARRRTAGDLSSERWLLLLGVVAVVTVAAGAIYPWPFTPPPPNVAKPLTMAEARASNAAVPIDDDRRRPATRYRFRGGPAAREQAADCLATAALYEAGDDSRGQRAVMQVVLNRVRAPGFPKTICGVVYQGSSRSTGCQFSFTCDGSIRRRTIYTGWTAARRAARRALSGYVFADVGRATHYHTDWMVPYWRDSLTKVARVRSHLFYVRT; the protein is encoded by the coding sequence ATGGCGCAACGACGCCCTCCTCCCCGCAGACCTACGGCGCGCCGCCGCACGGCCGGCGATCTGTCGTCGGAACGCTGGCTGCTGCTGCTCGGCGTGGTCGCGGTCGTCACCGTCGCCGCCGGCGCAATCTATCCGTGGCCATTCACCCCGCCCCCGCCAAACGTCGCCAAACCGCTGACCATGGCGGAGGCGCGCGCCTCCAACGCGGCGGTGCCGATTGACGACGACCGGCGGCGGCCGGCCACGCGCTACCGCTTCCGCGGTGGTCCGGCAGCGCGCGAACAGGCGGCCGACTGCCTTGCCACCGCGGCACTGTACGAGGCGGGCGATGACAGCCGCGGCCAGCGTGCGGTGATGCAGGTCGTGCTTAATCGGGTTCGCGCACCCGGCTTCCCCAAGACGATCTGCGGCGTGGTCTATCAGGGGTCGAGCCGCAGCACGGGCTGCCAGTTCTCGTTCACCTGCGATGGATCGATCCGCCGCCGCACGATCTACACCGGCTGGACCGCCGCCCGCCGCGCCGCGCGCCGGGCGCTGTCGGGCTATGTGTTTGCCGATGTCGGCCGGGCGACGCATTATCACACGGACTGGATGGTGCCGTACTGGCGCGATTCGCTGACGAAGGTGGCGCGGGTGCGATCCCACCTGTTCTACGTCAGGACCTGA
- a CDS encoding DUF885 domain-containing protein: protein MRHLFAGLLLATTGITGIVTPASGQALPPPVAMPGEGPEDARLKRLFYDSDERDLALDPISAILRGDMRYADRFGDYLTDVATAREKRNLEADLAALKAIDRAKLTRVDQLAYDVFHNTLTINLRGYDPSIQSVTRLLPINHFGGFQTFYPDFASGKGGAPFKTIADYDNNLKRNAGYAALYDRIIARFREGMAKGVVHPRLVVENMIAQFDNLIAQGVEGSVFYAPVTMFPADISAADRQRLTAAYAAQIRDVITPAHRKMRDFLKTDYLPKARATVGLSAMPGGAALYDYRIENSTTLPLKGEAVHQLGLSEVARITREMEAQKTAAGFKGTLPAFFDYLRTEKRFQPSSAEEVRRDYEAIGKRVDARVREQFALIPKTPLEIRPVPDYRAKSDAAGSYQDGTPDGKRPGIFYYNTYDLPSRYTWGMETLYLHEAVPGHHFQIALAQENTALPAFMRFGGNTAYVEGWALYAETLWKPLGMETDPYQRMGGLNDEMLRAMRLVVDTGIHAKGWSRDQAIAYMLANSPMPKTDATAEVERYIAIPGQALAYKIGQLTILRLKSEAQAKRGAAFDPRAFHAAVLDSGSLPMPVLEAKVRSWIAGTK, encoded by the coding sequence ATGCGTCATCTGTTCGCGGGCCTGCTGCTCGCCACCACCGGTATCACGGGCATCGTCACGCCCGCATCAGGGCAGGCGCTGCCGCCGCCGGTCGCAATGCCCGGAGAGGGGCCGGAAGATGCCCGCCTCAAGCGCTTGTTCTACGACAGCGACGAGCGTGACCTCGCGCTCGACCCCATCAGCGCGATCCTGCGTGGCGACATGCGTTACGCGGATCGCTTCGGCGATTACCTGACGGACGTTGCGACAGCGCGCGAGAAGCGCAACCTCGAAGCCGATCTCGCCGCGCTGAAGGCTATCGACCGGGCAAAGCTGACCCGCGTCGACCAGCTCGCCTATGACGTTTTTCATAACACGCTGACGATCAATCTGCGTGGTTACGATCCGTCGATCCAGTCGGTCACGCGGTTGTTGCCGATCAACCATTTCGGTGGCTTCCAGACCTTCTACCCCGATTTCGCCAGCGGCAAGGGCGGCGCGCCGTTCAAGACGATCGCCGATTACGACAACAACCTGAAGCGCAACGCCGGCTATGCCGCGCTGTACGATCGGATCATCGCCCGCTTCCGTGAAGGCATGGCGAAGGGCGTCGTCCACCCGCGCCTCGTCGTCGAGAACATGATCGCGCAGTTCGACAATCTGATCGCGCAGGGGGTCGAGGGATCGGTCTTCTATGCGCCGGTTACGATGTTCCCCGCCGACATCTCGGCCGCCGATCGCCAGCGCCTGACCGCGGCCTACGCGGCACAGATTCGCGACGTGATCACGCCTGCACACCGCAAGATGCGCGATTTCCTCAAGACCGACTATCTGCCGAAGGCGCGCGCCACCGTCGGCCTGTCGGCGATGCCGGGCGGTGCGGCGCTATACGACTATCGGATCGAGAACAGCACGACGCTGCCGCTGAAGGGGGAGGCTGTCCACCAACTCGGCTTGTCCGAAGTCGCACGGATCACGCGCGAAATGGAGGCGCAAAAAACCGCCGCCGGCTTCAAGGGAACGCTGCCCGCCTTCTTCGACTATTTGCGCACCGAAAAGCGCTTCCAGCCAAGCAGCGCCGAAGAAGTCCGCCGTGATTACGAGGCGATCGGCAAGCGCGTCGATGCGCGCGTCCGCGAACAATTCGCGCTGATCCCGAAAACTCCGCTCGAAATCCGTCCGGTCCCCGATTACCGCGCCAAGAGCGATGCGGCCGGCAGCTATCAGGACGGCACACCCGACGGGAAGCGGCCGGGCATCTTCTACTACAACACCTACGACCTGCCGAGTCGCTACACCTGGGGCATGGAGACGCTGTACCTGCACGAGGCAGTGCCGGGACATCATTTCCAGATCGCGCTGGCGCAGGAGAACACCGCGCTCCCGGCCTTCATGCGCTTCGGCGGCAACACCGCCTATGTCGAGGGGTGGGCGCTGTATGCCGAGACACTGTGGAAGCCGCTGGGCATGGAAACCGACCCCTATCAGCGGATGGGTGGCCTCAATGACGAGATGCTGCGCGCCATGCGGCTTGTCGTTGATACCGGTATCCATGCCAAGGGCTGGAGCCGGGATCAGGCGATCGCATACATGCTGGCGAATTCGCCGATGCCGAAGACCGACGCCACTGCCGAGGTGGAGCGCTATATCGCAATTCCCGGGCAGGCGCTGGCGTACAAGATCGGCCAGTTGACCATCCTGCGCCTGAAATCCGAAGCGCAGGCGAAGCGGGGGGCGGCATTCGATCCGCGCGCCTTCCATGCCGCCGTGCTCGATAGCGGCTCGCTGCCGATGCCGGTGCTGGAAGCCAAAGTGCGTAGCTGGATCGCCGGGACGAAGTGA
- a CDS encoding DUF2721 domain-containing protein, protein MRHEVVPSTFTHRHCPSIGCEMTQLADVLKAIGPNASIVFAAWIFMGFLQQRYDSAIDRYRGAVGDYRSGDHDAARTDNLRDQVVAYRRRCRLMGLALLTGLFAAILLIASLMFGALDVIVPRVSAIAWAGTAAALVGFGLVIAAALIVVRESRLVTRELDNELRDIPDLAEGTGHRAGGAPR, encoded by the coding sequence ATGAGGCACGAAGTGGTGCCGTCGACGTTCACGCATCGCCACTGTCCCAGCATCGGATGCGAGATGACGCAGCTTGCCGACGTTCTGAAAGCCATTGGGCCAAATGCCTCGATCGTGTTCGCTGCGTGGATTTTCATGGGGTTCCTGCAGCAGCGCTACGACAGCGCGATCGATCGCTATCGCGGTGCGGTCGGCGATTACCGGTCCGGCGATCATGATGCGGCGCGTACCGACAACCTGCGCGATCAGGTCGTCGCCTATCGCCGCCGCTGCCGGCTGATGGGGTTGGCGCTGCTGACCGGATTGTTCGCGGCGATTCTGCTGATCGCCTCATTGATGTTCGGGGCGCTCGATGTCATCGTTCCGCGGGTGTCCGCGATCGCCTGGGCGGGTACCGCAGCCGCGCTGGTCGGGTTCGGCCTGGTCATCGCAGCGGCACTGATCGTGGTGCGCGAATCCCGCCTCGTCACCCGAGAACTGGACAACGAACTGCGCGACATCCCCGATCTTGCCGAGGGGACCGGTCATCGGGCCGGCGGCGCGCCGCGTTGA
- a CDS encoding beta-eliminating lyase-related protein, with protein MRFFSDNAAPVHPRVMAALAEANTLDTAYDGDARSKALDARLSDLFGTDVAALWVATGTAANCLALAALCPPHGGIVCHRDAHIQNDEGGAPEFYTHGAKLYLADGEGAKLTPDTIRAVIDAIANDVHRVQPHAISITNATEYGRVYTPDEVAAIGDLARERGLGLHMDGARFANAMATLGCAPAEVTWQAGVDALSFGFVKNGAMSAELLVFFKPELAGATLYRRKRAGLLFSKGRYLAAQVLAMLEDDLWLANARAANARAAELATAAGPRLVHPVEANEVFLRATPAEAATLRAQGFDFYDWAAGEIRLVTAWDSPAEHVALLAAAIARL; from the coding sequence ATGCGTTTCTTCTCCGACAATGCCGCACCGGTGCATCCCAGGGTCATGGCCGCGCTGGCCGAGGCCAATACGCTCGATACCGCCTATGATGGCGACGCGCGGTCGAAGGCGCTCGATGCGCGCCTGTCCGACCTGTTCGGGACGGATGTTGCCGCCCTGTGGGTCGCAACTGGAACCGCCGCAAACTGCCTTGCGCTGGCGGCGCTGTGCCCCCCGCACGGCGGCATCGTCTGCCATCGCGACGCCCATATCCAGAACGACGAGGGCGGTGCGCCCGAATTCTACACCCATGGCGCCAAGCTGTATCTGGCGGATGGCGAGGGTGCGAAGCTGACGCCCGACACGATCCGTGCGGTGATCGACGCGATCGCCAACGACGTCCACCGCGTCCAGCCCCACGCCATATCTATCACCAATGCGACCGAATATGGCCGCGTCTACACTCCGGACGAGGTCGCGGCGATCGGCGACCTGGCGCGCGAACGCGGGCTGGGTCTGCACATGGATGGCGCCCGTTTCGCCAATGCGATGGCGACGCTGGGCTGCGCGCCAGCCGAGGTGACGTGGCAGGCGGGCGTCGACGCACTCAGCTTCGGCTTCGTCAAGAACGGCGCGATGAGCGCCGAACTGCTGGTGTTCTTCAAGCCCGAACTTGCCGGCGCGACGCTGTACCGGCGCAAGCGGGCGGGGCTGCTGTTCTCCAAGGGCCGGTATCTCGCGGCGCAGGTGCTGGCGATGCTGGAGGACGACCTGTGGCTCGCCAATGCCCGCGCCGCCAACGCACGCGCGGCCGAACTGGCGACGGCGGCCGGCCCACGGCTGGTCCATCCGGTCGAGGCGAACGAAGTGTTTCTGCGCGCCACCCCCGCTGAAGCGGCAACGCTGCGGGCGCAGGGGTTCGACTTCTATGACTGGGCGGCGGGCGAGATCCGGCTGGTGACCGCGTGGGACAGCCCGGCGGAGCATGTCGCGTTGCTGGCAGCCGCGATCGCGCGATTGTGA